A DNA window from Allokutzneria albata contains the following coding sequences:
- a CDS encoding carbohydrate ABC transporter permease: MTATLERAAVAPAPRRTARPRSRNRWTVLAFMSPAIVGFVVFFGYPLIATAYFSFTRYDLINAPEWIGFDNYVRMFTSEPLVKVAAWNTLWLVVVLTVARVVFALGVASVIARLKSGVGIIRTLCYLPSLAPPVAATLVFSFLLNPEFGPVNAFLNFVGISSPLWFSDPAWSKPALTLLVLWGSGELMIIILAALLDVPQEQYEAAELDGAGAIRRFWHITLPTISPVLMFGVVNSIIFALQFFTQAVVAGSVASGSADVAGSTKILGFPQNSTLTYPMWLYTQGFRYFNMGYAAAMAVLLFAVSFVFTAILVRQMRRASHVEEGG, encoded by the coding sequence GTGACCGCGACGCTGGAGCGTGCGGCGGTGGCACCCGCGCCCCGCCGCACGGCACGACCGCGCTCCCGCAACCGGTGGACGGTGCTGGCGTTCATGTCGCCTGCGATCGTCGGGTTCGTCGTCTTCTTCGGCTACCCGCTGATCGCGACGGCGTACTTCTCCTTCACCAGGTACGACCTGATCAACGCCCCGGAGTGGATCGGGTTCGACAACTACGTGCGGATGTTCACCAGCGAGCCGCTGGTGAAGGTCGCGGCGTGGAACACGCTGTGGCTGGTCGTGGTGCTGACGGTGGCGCGGGTGGTCTTCGCGCTCGGCGTTGCCTCGGTGATCGCGCGGCTGAAGAGCGGCGTCGGCATCATCAGGACGCTGTGCTACCTGCCGTCGCTTGCCCCGCCGGTGGCCGCGACACTGGTGTTCAGCTTCCTGTTGAACCCGGAGTTCGGTCCGGTCAACGCGTTCCTGAACTTCGTCGGTATCTCCTCCCCGTTGTGGTTCAGCGATCCGGCGTGGTCCAAGCCCGCGCTGACGCTGCTGGTGCTGTGGGGCTCCGGCGAACTGATGATCATCATCCTGGCGGCGCTGCTGGACGTGCCGCAGGAGCAGTACGAGGCGGCGGAGCTGGACGGGGCAGGAGCGATCCGCCGGTTCTGGCACATCACGCTGCCGACGATCTCGCCGGTGCTGATGTTCGGCGTGGTCAACTCGATCATCTTCGCGCTGCAGTTCTTCACCCAGGCCGTGGTGGCGGGCTCGGTGGCCTCGGGCAGCGCCGACGTCGCGGGCTCGACGAAGATCCTCGGCTTCCCGCAGAACTCCACCCTGACCTACCCGATGTGGTTGTACACGCAGGGATTCCGCTACTTCAACATGGGTTACGCGGCGGCCATGGCCGTGCTCCTGTTCGCCGTGTCCTTCGTCTTCACCGCGATCCTGGTGCGGCAGATGCGCCGGGCCTCGCACGTCGAGGAGGGCGGATGA
- a CDS encoding 6-phospho-beta-glucosidase, with product MKLTVVGGGSTYTPELVDGIAGRRTSLAVDEIVLVDPDHDRLSVVGPFSQRLLDHAGHPARVRTTSNLEEGAEGASAVLFQLRVGGQAARRSDETFPLDCGCLGQETTGAGGLAKALRTVPVVLDIAERVRAVTGPDTWIVNFTNPVGIVTRALLEAGHRAVGLCNVAITLQRLVSGLLGRAPEEVKLDHVGLNHLTWTRQVLVDGKDVLPQLIADHADTIAADLELPVDVLRRLGVLPSYYLKYFYSHDEIVAKQRTERPRADVVTDVENELMKIYSDQNVVTKPKELAERGGAYYSEAAIQLVHALTGGGEAEEHVVNVRNGSTLPFLPSDAVIEVPSTVDTNGAVPLPVAEVPPEFSGLISHVTAYEYLALKAAVHGGRDRVADALLAHPLVGQFALAEKLADDLVAENRDHLPWAKS from the coding sequence ATGAAACTCACTGTTGTCGGCGGCGGCTCGACCTACACACCCGAACTCGTCGACGGGATCGCGGGCAGGCGGACGAGCCTGGCCGTGGACGAGATCGTGCTCGTCGATCCCGACCACGACCGCCTTTCCGTCGTGGGGCCGTTCTCCCAGCGCCTGCTCGACCACGCCGGGCACCCCGCCCGCGTCCGCACCACCTCGAACCTGGAGGAGGGCGCGGAGGGCGCCTCCGCCGTGCTGTTCCAGCTGCGCGTCGGCGGCCAGGCGGCACGGCGCTCCGACGAGACCTTCCCGCTGGACTGCGGGTGCCTCGGCCAGGAGACCACCGGGGCTGGCGGCCTCGCCAAGGCGCTGCGCACGGTGCCGGTGGTGCTCGACATCGCCGAGCGGGTGCGCGCGGTGACCGGGCCGGACACGTGGATCGTCAACTTCACCAACCCGGTCGGCATCGTGACGCGCGCGCTGCTGGAGGCGGGGCATCGCGCGGTCGGGCTGTGCAACGTGGCGATCACGTTGCAGCGCCTCGTCTCCGGCCTGCTCGGGCGGGCGCCGGAGGAGGTGAAGCTCGACCACGTCGGGCTCAACCACCTCACCTGGACCCGGCAGGTGCTCGTGGACGGCAAGGACGTGCTGCCGCAGCTGATCGCCGACCACGCCGACACCATCGCCGCGGACCTGGAGCTGCCCGTGGACGTGCTGCGGCGGCTCGGTGTGCTGCCGTCGTACTACCTGAAGTACTTCTACTCGCACGACGAGATCGTGGCGAAGCAGCGCACCGAGCGCCCTCGCGCGGACGTGGTGACCGACGTCGAGAACGAGCTGATGAAGATCTACTCGGACCAGAACGTCGTCACCAAGCCGAAGGAGCTGGCCGAGCGCGGCGGCGCGTACTACTCCGAGGCGGCCATCCAGCTGGTGCACGCGCTGACCGGCGGAGGCGAGGCGGAGGAGCACGTCGTCAACGTGCGCAACGGTTCCACGCTGCCCTTCCTGCCCTCCGACGCCGTCATCGAAGTTCCGTCCACTGTGGACACGAACGGGGCGGTCCCGCTGCCGGTCGCCGAGGTGCCGCCGGAGTTCTCCGGGCTGATCTCGCACGTGACCGCGTACGAGTACCTGGCGTTGAAGGCCGCGGTGCACGGCGGGCGGGACCGGGTCGCCGACGCGCTGCTGGCCCATCCGCTGGTCGGCCAGTTCGCCCTGGCGGAGAAGCTGGCCGACGACCTGGTCGCGGAGAACCGGGACCACCTGCCCTGGGCCAAGTCGTGA
- a CDS encoding RICIN domain-containing protein, which yields MSGPDPSTATTPAEYVALLRRLKDGSGLTYRQLERRAEERGEVLPKSTVASMLARDTLPRVELVSALLKVCGETDDAAWLRAYERVSGARPVVEDKPRRRWVWPVGAAAAVLVVIAVAVLSAQRSDDEPHAIAARPDPAAPAEGSYRIRAVHSDLCLSEREGSDSGVVYQRNCAQVMPRYSLDRLDDGSYRVRADHPQFGPGCMGVRQASMAVGGTIVDDECGTGNAELFNVESVAPKGFRLRALHSNLCVGISDGEQGEWAGVRQVACESPVSAAVLSFDPVPK from the coding sequence ATGAGCGGGCCGGATCCGAGCACCGCGACCACTCCCGCGGAGTACGTCGCACTGCTCCGTCGGCTCAAGGACGGCTCCGGGCTCACCTATCGGCAGCTCGAACGCCGGGCCGAGGAACGCGGCGAGGTCCTGCCGAAGAGCACCGTCGCCTCGATGCTCGCTCGCGACACCCTGCCGCGCGTCGAACTCGTGAGCGCCTTGCTCAAGGTCTGCGGGGAAACCGACGACGCCGCCTGGCTGCGCGCGTACGAGCGCGTGTCGGGTGCTCGTCCTGTCGTCGAGGACAAGCCCCGCCGTCGCTGGGTCTGGCCCGTCGGAGCCGCCGCGGCAGTGCTCGTGGTGATCGCGGTGGCCGTGCTGTCCGCCCAGCGCTCCGATGACGAACCGCACGCCATCGCCGCCCGCCCCGATCCCGCGGCGCCCGCCGAGGGCAGCTACCGGATTCGCGCGGTGCACTCCGACCTGTGCCTGTCGGAGCGCGAGGGTTCGGACAGCGGCGTTGTCTACCAGCGGAACTGCGCGCAGGTGATGCCGCGGTACTCGCTGGACCGGCTCGACGACGGCTCGTACCGCGTCCGCGCCGACCACCCGCAGTTCGGACCCGGGTGCATGGGCGTGCGGCAGGCGTCGATGGCGGTCGGCGGAACGATCGTCGACGACGAGTGCGGGACCGGCAACGCGGAGCTGTTCAACGTCGAATCCGTTGCCCCCAAGGGTTTCCGGCTTCGCGCGCTGCACAGCAACCTGTGCGTGGGGATTTCCGACGGCGAGCAGGGCGAGTGGGCGGGCGTCCGTCAGGTCGCGTGCGAGTCACCCGTCTCCGCGGCCGTTCTGTCCTTCGACCCGGTGCCGAAGTAA
- a CDS encoding carbohydrate ABC transporter permease, translated as MTTTLNVKPRKASWDRKLHWVATHSVGIALAIGFTTPIVFVFLTAVMSDKQALSSNLWPQEWHFENFLRVFEKAPMLEYMANSLLYSLLATLGVMLSAIPTAYALARMKWRGRNAVFLLVVAAMMLPPQVVAVPLYDMWINFGLTGTLWPLVVPYFLFDAFSVFLLRQFFLTIPQDYIDAAKIDGCSEFTALVRVLVPMARPGIAATALFCFLFTWNDYFGPLLYAGENKENWTLSLALASFRGSHQVEWNLTMAATVLIMAPAIVLFLFAQKSFVKGITFTGVKG; from the coding sequence ATGACCACCACCCTGAACGTCAAGCCCCGCAAGGCTTCCTGGGACCGCAAGCTGCACTGGGTCGCCACCCACAGCGTCGGCATCGCGCTGGCGATCGGGTTCACCACGCCGATTGTCTTCGTCTTCCTCACCGCGGTGATGTCGGACAAGCAGGCGCTGTCGTCGAACCTGTGGCCGCAGGAGTGGCACTTCGAGAACTTCCTCCGGGTGTTCGAGAAGGCCCCGATGTTGGAGTACATGGCCAACTCGTTGCTCTACTCGCTGCTGGCCACGCTCGGCGTGATGCTCTCCGCCATCCCGACGGCGTACGCGCTGGCGCGGATGAAGTGGCGTGGCCGCAACGCGGTCTTCCTGCTCGTGGTGGCCGCGATGATGCTGCCGCCCCAGGTCGTGGCGGTCCCGCTGTACGACATGTGGATCAACTTCGGGCTCACCGGGACGTTGTGGCCCCTGGTGGTCCCCTACTTCCTCTTCGACGCGTTCAGCGTGTTCCTGCTGCGCCAGTTCTTCCTGACGATCCCGCAGGACTACATCGACGCCGCGAAGATCGACGGTTGTTCCGAGTTCACCGCGCTGGTGCGGGTGCTGGTGCCGATGGCCCGGCCCGGCATCGCCGCGACCGCGTTGTTCTGCTTCCTGTTCACCTGGAACGACTACTTCGGACCGCTGCTCTACGCCGGGGAGAACAAGGAGAACTGGACGCTCTCGCTCGCCCTCGCGTCCTTCCGGGGCTCGCACCAGGTCGAGTGGAACCTGACCATGGCGGCAACGGTGCTGATCATGGCCCCAGCCATCGTGCTGTTCCTGTTCGCGCAGAAGTCTTTCGTCAAAGGCATCACGTTCACGGGGGTCAAAGGCTGA
- a CDS encoding ROK family transcriptional regulator produces MRAGSPRLLREINDRAAIEALLQRGAMTRSEVEAIIGLSKPATAQLLTRLEQDGAVVRDGLRGGSRGPRAQLWAVNGALAHVVAVDLTPSHADIVVADVTGAILAERQAELPDGGPEVVTAFAEAVRSTVGRAGLVPDQLCSVVVGSPGAVNPADGHLGFAPHLPGWEGFDMPGRLRELLEAPVTVENDVNLVALEEMVAGRATDVGDFVLIWLSEGIGAAVVINRRLLRGATGGAGEIDWMRVPDLADADTGIDRRGIRLGELLGSPTIVKLARAHGLSARNAWSAVRKARSSGADGLPFLTDLAKRIATGVAGVVSVVDPQLVLLAGETGQAGGDQLCDLVATELHELVVPRTPVAPTLVTGNPVRAGALHSALALARQKVFGLTAATAEPFRGSPGASLSGLVR; encoded by the coding sequence ATGAGAGCCGGGAGTCCGCGGCTGCTGCGGGAGATCAACGACCGCGCGGCGATCGAGGCGCTGCTCCAACGGGGTGCGATGACCCGGTCCGAGGTCGAGGCGATCATCGGACTGTCCAAGCCCGCCACCGCCCAACTGCTGACCCGGCTGGAGCAGGACGGGGCCGTCGTGCGGGACGGGCTGCGCGGGGGCAGCCGCGGCCCGCGCGCCCAGCTGTGGGCGGTCAACGGCGCGCTCGCGCACGTCGTCGCCGTCGACCTCACGCCGAGCCACGCGGACATCGTGGTCGCCGACGTCACCGGCGCGATCCTGGCCGAGCGGCAGGCCGAGCTGCCCGACGGCGGCCCCGAGGTGGTCACCGCCTTCGCCGAGGCCGTGCGGTCGACCGTGGGGCGGGCCGGGCTCGTCCCGGACCAGCTGTGCTCCGTCGTGGTCGGCTCGCCCGGTGCGGTGAACCCCGCCGACGGGCACCTCGGCTTCGCCCCGCACCTGCCCGGCTGGGAGGGCTTCGACATGCCGGGCAGGCTGCGCGAGCTGCTGGAGGCCCCGGTCACCGTCGAGAACGACGTCAACCTGGTCGCGCTGGAGGAGATGGTCGCGGGCCGGGCGACCGACGTCGGCGACTTCGTGCTGATCTGGCTCAGCGAGGGCATCGGTGCCGCCGTGGTGATCAACCGCAGGCTGCTGCGCGGGGCCACCGGGGGTGCCGGCGAGATCGACTGGATGCGCGTTCCCGACCTGGCCGACGCGGACACCGGCATCGACCGCCGCGGCATCCGGCTCGGTGAGCTGCTCGGCTCGCCGACCATCGTCAAGCTCGCCCGCGCGCACGGGCTGTCCGCCCGCAACGCGTGGTCCGCCGTGCGCAAGGCCCGCTCCTCCGGCGCGGACGGCCTGCCGTTCCTGACCGATCTGGCCAAGCGGATCGCCACCGGCGTCGCCGGGGTGGTCAGCGTGGTCGACCCGCAGCTCGTCCTGCTGGCCGGGGAGACCGGCCAGGCGGGCGGGGACCAGCTGTGCGATCTCGTCGCCACCGAGCTGCACGAGCTGGTGGTGCCGCGCACCCCCGTCGCTCCGACCCTGGTCACCGGCAACCCGGTGCGCGCGGGCGCGTTGCACTCGGCGCTCGCGCTGGCCAGGCAGAAGGTTTTTGGACTCACCGCCGCCACAGCCGAACCGTTCCGCGGGTCCCCTGGGGCCTCTCTGTCAGGTCTCGTTCGATGA
- a CDS encoding extracellular solute-binding protein: MRKTLAGLTAVAVLTTACAGGGARGSGAVAEPPKKDDKLTLTVFSKYSDREEREVTKALNTFKAKFPNIEIKHEGNQDDDKITGAVRGGNPPDVAMTFMTDNLGQFCSSGSWQNLKGYLERDKIDLNVIPQAVRDYTDFKGTRCALPMLADVYGLFYNKDQFAAAGITEVPKTTDQLLEAAKRLTQKNPDGSIKVAGFLPSMPFYNNQAQIWAPSWGARYLDANGKSALAGSAEWKAMFEFQRKLVDFYGYDNLERFRAGLGQEYSADHAFQQGKLAMIIDGEYRTAFIADQSPNISFGTAPFPHSPARPDREGGAFATGTIIGIPKGAKNPGAAWELIKHMTLETDTLVDLSNAIKNVPSTDAALKDPRLQVTPQFKTFIDLYGGGKLWSNPPTPIGDAHLKAVNDFAAEWQAGRVANLDEGLKKVDQQINDALAQSGR, translated from the coding sequence ATGCGCAAAACACTGGCGGGACTCACCGCGGTGGCGGTGCTGACGACGGCGTGCGCGGGTGGTGGCGCGCGCGGTTCCGGTGCGGTCGCCGAACCGCCCAAGAAGGACGACAAGCTCACGCTGACGGTGTTCTCCAAGTACTCCGACCGGGAGGAACGCGAGGTCACCAAGGCCCTCAACACCTTCAAGGCGAAGTTCCCCAACATCGAGATCAAGCACGAGGGCAACCAGGACGACGACAAGATCACCGGTGCGGTGCGCGGCGGGAACCCGCCGGACGTGGCGATGACCTTCATGACCGACAACCTGGGCCAGTTCTGCTCCAGCGGGTCGTGGCAGAACCTCAAGGGCTACCTCGAGCGCGACAAGATCGACCTGAACGTGATCCCGCAGGCGGTGCGCGACTACACCGACTTCAAGGGCACCCGCTGCGCGCTGCCGATGCTCGCCGACGTCTACGGGCTGTTCTACAACAAGGACCAGTTCGCGGCCGCGGGCATCACCGAGGTGCCGAAGACCACCGACCAGCTGCTGGAGGCCGCGAAGCGGCTGACGCAGAAGAACCCGGACGGCTCCATCAAGGTCGCGGGCTTCCTGCCGTCGATGCCCTTCTACAACAACCAGGCGCAGATCTGGGCGCCGTCCTGGGGCGCGCGCTACCTCGACGCCAACGGCAAGTCCGCGCTCGCGGGCAGCGCCGAGTGGAAGGCGATGTTCGAGTTCCAGCGCAAGCTGGTGGACTTCTACGGCTACGACAACCTGGAGCGCTTCCGCGCCGGGCTCGGCCAGGAGTACTCCGCCGACCACGCCTTCCAGCAGGGCAAGCTCGCGATGATCATCGACGGCGAGTACCGGACCGCGTTCATCGCCGACCAGTCGCCGAACATCTCCTTCGGCACGGCCCCGTTCCCGCACTCCCCCGCGCGACCCGATCGCGAGGGCGGCGCCTTCGCCACCGGCACGATCATCGGGATCCCCAAGGGCGCCAAGAACCCCGGCGCCGCGTGGGAGCTGATCAAGCACATGACGCTGGAGACCGACACCCTGGTCGACCTGTCCAACGCGATCAAGAACGTGCCGAGCACCGACGCCGCGCTGAAGGACCCCCGGCTCCAGGTCACCCCGCAGTTCAAGACGTTCATCGACCTCTACGGCGGCGGCAAGCTGTGGTCGAACCCGCCGACCCCGATCGGTGACGCGCACCTGAAGGCGGTCAACGACTTCGCGGCGGAGTGGCAGGCCGGCCGGGTGGCCAACCTCGACGAGGGCCTGAAGAAGGTCGACCAGCAGATCAACGACGCCCTCGCGCAGAGCGGTCGGTGA
- a CDS encoding DUF3159 domain-containing protein translates to MTERSTAEQAANPGEESLASLLGGRRAAIDATLPPVAFVAGWLAFGDSVLLGAISAVLVGAVLAVVRQRRGDKPRAVLLGMLGVVLAALVPLYTGRASDFFLLQLIANAGSALAWAVSIVIRWPLLGVVVGTALGQRTRWRKDPALLRAYSLASWSWVMQYVIRLAVFIPLWWIDATVALGTTRAALTYPLVALNLAVSWWIFRKALPADHPGIRHPRVP, encoded by the coding sequence GTGACGGAACGCTCCACCGCCGAGCAGGCGGCGAACCCCGGCGAGGAGTCGCTCGCGTCGCTGCTCGGCGGGCGCCGCGCGGCCATCGACGCGACGCTGCCGCCGGTGGCCTTCGTCGCCGGCTGGCTGGCGTTCGGCGACTCCGTGCTGCTCGGAGCGATCTCGGCCGTCCTCGTCGGCGCGGTGCTGGCCGTCGTGCGGCAGCGGCGCGGGGACAAGCCCAGGGCCGTGCTGCTGGGCATGCTCGGCGTGGTCCTCGCGGCCCTCGTCCCGCTCTACACCGGTCGCGCGTCGGACTTCTTCCTCCTGCAGCTGATCGCCAACGCGGGCAGCGCGCTGGCCTGGGCGGTGAGCATCGTGATCCGCTGGCCGCTGCTCGGTGTCGTGGTGGGAACGGCGCTCGGGCAGCGCACGCGCTGGCGCAAGGACCCCGCGCTGCTGCGCGCGTACAGCCTGGCCAGCTGGTCGTGGGTGATGCAGTACGTGATCAGGCTGGCCGTCTTCATCCCGCTGTGGTGGATCGACGCGACGGTCGCGCTCGGCACCACGCGGGCGGCGCTGACCTATCCGTTGGTGGCGCTGAACCTCGCGGTGAGCTGGTGGATCTTCCGCAAGGCGTTGCCCGCTGACCACCCGGGGATCCGGCACCCGCGCGTTCCTTAG